A genomic stretch from Oryzias latipes chromosome 24, ASM223467v1 includes:
- the gopc gene encoding Golgi-associated PDZ and coiled-coil motif-containing protein isoform X1, which translates to MSSSAGCSPSGQSSGLGPALSMFRWLEVLEKEFDKAFVDVDLLLGEIDPDQVDITYEGRQKMTSLSSCFAQLCHKSQTVFQLNHKLEAQLVDLRSELTEAKAERVVAEREVHELLLQLHALQLQLRAQQGQTEDSDTIKDRLPAPTLEVMEQELMAGKKEKLAEARLEKEVHLFRKENEALRRHIAVLQAEVYGARLAAKYLDKELAGRVQQIQLLGRDMKGPAHDKLWNQLEAEIHLHRHKTVIRACRGRIDPKKPLPSPVGHEHDLLKKTQGVGPIRKVALVKEDHEGLGISITGGKEHGVPILISEIHPGQPADRCRGLHVGDAILAVNSINLRDAKHKEAVTILSQQRGQIEFEVVYVAPEVDSDDENVEYEDDSGHRYRLYLDELEDSSSGGGAPPNNNAASLQALENMTLNSGAENGNPGSCCESRPDEEGAPKPPESDASS; encoded by the exons ATGTCATCCTCCGCTGGGTGCTCCCCGTCGGGCCAGAGCTCGGGCCTCGGCCCTGCTCTGTCTATGTTCCGGTGGCTGGAAGTGCTGGAGAAGGAATTTGACAAGGCCTTTGTAGACGTGGACCTCCTGTTGGGGGAGATAGACCCGGACCAGGTGGACATTACCTACGAGGGTCGGCAGAAGATGACCAGCCTGAGCTCCTGCTTCGCCCAGCTCTGCCACAAATCCCAAACGGTCTTCCAGCTCAACCATAAACTGGAG GCTCAGCTGGTCGACCTGCGCTCCGAGCTGACGGAGGCGAAGGCTGAGCGGGTGGTGGCGGAGAGGGAGGTCcatgaactgctgctgcagttGCACGCTCTCCAGCTGCAGCTTCGGGCCCAGCAAGGCCAGACAGAGGACTCAGACACCATCAAGGACAGACTG CCTGCACCAACTCTGGAGGTGATG gaacaGGAACTTATGGCTGGTAAGAAGGAGAAGTTAGCTGAGGCCAGACTGGAGAAAGAAGTGCATCTGTTTAGGAAGGAAAACGAGGCCCTCCGCAGGCACATAGCAGTACTGCAAGCTGAGGTGTACGGAGCCAGATTGGCTGCCAAATATCTGGACAAGGAGCTGGCTGGAAG GGTGCAGCAGATTCAGTTACTCGGTCGGGACATGAAGGGACCCGCCCATGACAAGCTGTGGAACCAGCTGGAGGCCGAGATTCACCTCCACCGCCACAAAACTGTAATCCGGGCATGCCGAGGTCGCATCGACCCAAAGAAACCTCTACCCTCTCCTGTGGGACAC GAACATGACTTGCTGAAGAAAACGCAGGGAGTCGGTCCTATCAGGAAGGTGGCGCTGGTCAAAGAGGACCATGAAGGCTTGGGGATTTCTATCACG GGCGGGAAGGAGCACGGCGTTCCCATCCTGATTTCTGAGATCCATCCCGGTCAACCTGCAGACCGTTGTAGAGGCCTGCACGTCGGAGATGCCATCCTCGCGGTCAACAGCATCAATTTAAGGGATGCGAAGCACAAGGAGGCAGTCACCATCTTGTCACAGCAG AGAGGCCAGATAGAGTTTGAGGTGGTGTACGTGGCGCCGGAGGTGGACAGCGATGACGAGAACGTGGAGTATGAGGACGACAGCGGACATCGATACCGCCTCTATCTGGATGAATTGGaggacagcagcagcggcggcgggGCTCCACCCAACAACAACGCCGCCTCACTTCAGG CTCTGGAGAACATGACCCTAAACAGCGGAGCAGAGAACGGAAACCCAGGAAGCTGCTGCGAATCCCGTCCAGACGAAGAAGGAGCTCCAAAGCCCCCCGAGAGCGACGCCTCCTCGTAG
- the gopc gene encoding Golgi-associated PDZ and coiled-coil motif-containing protein isoform X2, translating to MSSSAGCSPSGQSSGLGPALSMFRWLEVLEKEFDKAFVDVDLLLGEIDPDQVDITYEGRQKMTSLSSCFAQLCHKSQTVFQLNHKLEAQLVDLRSELTEAKAERVVAEREVHELLLQLHALQLQLRAQQGQTEDSDTIKDRLEQELMAGKKEKLAEARLEKEVHLFRKENEALRRHIAVLQAEVYGARLAAKYLDKELAGRVQQIQLLGRDMKGPAHDKLWNQLEAEIHLHRHKTVIRACRGRIDPKKPLPSPVGHEHDLLKKTQGVGPIRKVALVKEDHEGLGISITGGKEHGVPILISEIHPGQPADRCRGLHVGDAILAVNSINLRDAKHKEAVTILSQQRGQIEFEVVYVAPEVDSDDENVEYEDDSGHRYRLYLDELEDSSSGGGAPPNNNAASLQALENMTLNSGAENGNPGSCCESRPDEEGAPKPPESDASS from the exons ATGTCATCCTCCGCTGGGTGCTCCCCGTCGGGCCAGAGCTCGGGCCTCGGCCCTGCTCTGTCTATGTTCCGGTGGCTGGAAGTGCTGGAGAAGGAATTTGACAAGGCCTTTGTAGACGTGGACCTCCTGTTGGGGGAGATAGACCCGGACCAGGTGGACATTACCTACGAGGGTCGGCAGAAGATGACCAGCCTGAGCTCCTGCTTCGCCCAGCTCTGCCACAAATCCCAAACGGTCTTCCAGCTCAACCATAAACTGGAG GCTCAGCTGGTCGACCTGCGCTCCGAGCTGACGGAGGCGAAGGCTGAGCGGGTGGTGGCGGAGAGGGAGGTCcatgaactgctgctgcagttGCACGCTCTCCAGCTGCAGCTTCGGGCCCAGCAAGGCCAGACAGAGGACTCAGACACCATCAAGGACAGACTG gaacaGGAACTTATGGCTGGTAAGAAGGAGAAGTTAGCTGAGGCCAGACTGGAGAAAGAAGTGCATCTGTTTAGGAAGGAAAACGAGGCCCTCCGCAGGCACATAGCAGTACTGCAAGCTGAGGTGTACGGAGCCAGATTGGCTGCCAAATATCTGGACAAGGAGCTGGCTGGAAG GGTGCAGCAGATTCAGTTACTCGGTCGGGACATGAAGGGACCCGCCCATGACAAGCTGTGGAACCAGCTGGAGGCCGAGATTCACCTCCACCGCCACAAAACTGTAATCCGGGCATGCCGAGGTCGCATCGACCCAAAGAAACCTCTACCCTCTCCTGTGGGACAC GAACATGACTTGCTGAAGAAAACGCAGGGAGTCGGTCCTATCAGGAAGGTGGCGCTGGTCAAAGAGGACCATGAAGGCTTGGGGATTTCTATCACG GGCGGGAAGGAGCACGGCGTTCCCATCCTGATTTCTGAGATCCATCCCGGTCAACCTGCAGACCGTTGTAGAGGCCTGCACGTCGGAGATGCCATCCTCGCGGTCAACAGCATCAATTTAAGGGATGCGAAGCACAAGGAGGCAGTCACCATCTTGTCACAGCAG AGAGGCCAGATAGAGTTTGAGGTGGTGTACGTGGCGCCGGAGGTGGACAGCGATGACGAGAACGTGGAGTATGAGGACGACAGCGGACATCGATACCGCCTCTATCTGGATGAATTGGaggacagcagcagcggcggcgggGCTCCACCCAACAACAACGCCGCCTCACTTCAGG CTCTGGAGAACATGACCCTAAACAGCGGAGCAGAGAACGGAAACCCAGGAAGCTGCTGCGAATCCCGTCCAGACGAAGAAGGAGCTCCAAAGCCCCCCGAGAGCGACGCCTCCTCGTAG